The proteins below come from a single Mucilaginibacter mali genomic window:
- a CDS encoding hemolysin family protein, whose product MDHPVDLHVSFFEIIATLFLVALNGFFVAAEFAIVRVRGSQIELQIKSGSTAAKLARKIMHNMDGYLAATQLGVTIASLGLGVVGEEVVTKCMLSLFALFGVVITSQAIITTSHIVAFATITIFHIVFGELAPKSIAIQRSVRTTLAVSLPLRFFFVAFKPFIWLLNGFATFLLKLIGINNISEEAHHSSEELQYLLEQGKESGALDSTEHELIKNVFDFNERVVKNIMVPRTKISGMDIDTTREELLELIITEGYSRMPVYQDSIDKIIGVVHAKDILPLLVRNEHFELKNVIRKPYFIPETKKINDLMAELQQKRMQIAIVLDEFGGTAGMVTLEDIVEELVGEIQDEFDEEKPIVDKVSDREFIVNAVASIYDVNSHLPHDLPEDGDFDTVSGWVSEIFGKIPEVGEQREADGYNITVLKKSDQNIESVKLELLLNEEDAVDLH is encoded by the coding sequence ATGGACCACCCCGTCGACCTACACGTCAGTTTTTTTGAGATAATTGCTACCTTATTCCTTGTTGCACTGAACGGGTTTTTCGTGGCAGCCGAATTTGCCATTGTAAGGGTAAGGGGGTCGCAAATAGAATTGCAGATCAAATCGGGTAGTACAGCAGCTAAGCTGGCCCGCAAGATCATGCACAACATGGATGGCTACCTGGCGGCAACGCAGCTGGGTGTTACCATCGCCTCGCTGGGGCTTGGTGTAGTGGGCGAGGAGGTGGTTACCAAATGCATGCTCAGCCTGTTCGCGCTGTTTGGCGTGGTTATTACATCGCAGGCCATTATCACCACCAGCCATATCGTGGCGTTTGCCACTATCACCATATTCCACATTGTATTTGGCGAGCTGGCGCCTAAGTCGATAGCCATACAACGTTCGGTACGTACCACGCTGGCTGTTTCGCTGCCGCTGCGCTTCTTCTTTGTGGCCTTTAAACCATTTATCTGGTTATTGAACGGCTTCGCGACATTCCTGTTAAAGCTGATCGGTATCAACAATATCAGCGAGGAGGCGCACCATAGTTCAGAAGAGTTACAGTACCTGCTGGAACAAGGTAAGGAAAGTGGCGCGCTGGATAGTACCGAACACGAACTGATCAAAAACGTATTCGATTTTAACGAACGTGTGGTGAAAAACATCATGGTGCCCCGTACTAAAATATCGGGCATGGATATCGATACTACCCGCGAGGAATTACTGGAACTGATCATCACCGAAGGCTACTCCCGTATGCCGGTTTACCAGGATAGTATCGATAAGATCATCGGCGTGGTGCATGCCAAGGATATCTTACCGTTGTTGGTACGTAACGAGCATTTTGAGCTAAAGAACGTGATCCGTAAGCCCTACTTCATTCCTGAAACCAAAAAGATAAACGATCTGATGGCCGAACTGCAGCAAAAGCGCATGCAGATAGCCATTGTGCTGGATGAGTTTGGCGGTACGGCTGGTATGGTAACGCTGGAAGATATCGTGGAAGAACTGGTGGGCGAGATACAGGACGAATTTGACGAAGAAAAGCCAATTGTAGATAAAGTAAGCGACCGCGAATTTATAGTGAACGCCGTAGCATCTATTTATGATGTAAACAGCCACCTGCCGCACGACCTGCCCGAAGACGGCGACTTTGATACCGTAAGCGGTTGGGTGAGCGAGATCTTCGGGAAGATACCCGAAGTTGGCGAACAACGCGAAGCTGATGGCTACAATATCACCGTGCTGAAAAAATCAGACCAGAACATTGAATCTGTAAAGCTGGAGCTGCTGCTGAACGAAGAAGACGCGGTAGACCTGCATTAA
- the nuoL gene encoding NADH-quinone oxidoreductase subunit L codes for MDKYIWLIPLLPLLGFVFNGLGRNVLSKGVIGFIGTFMVLVAFGISLSTFMQIHETGKAINVTLFQWISAGTMKVPFAFLVDQLSSIMLLIITGVGTLIHLYSIGYMHDDAGFGKFFAYLNLFIFFMLLLVMGSNYVIMFIGWEGVGLCSYLLIGFWYTNPDYADAAKKAFIMNRIGDLGFLIAIFLMVNIFGSVEFAQIFPRVHLMPHGFWTITLVTMLLFVGATGKSAQIPLFTWLPDAMAGPTPVSALIHAATMVTAGIYMIARSNILFVWAPVTMDVIAIIGLATALFAALIALTQTDIKKVLAYSTVSQLGYMFLGLGVGAFTGGFFHVITHAFFKALLFLGAGSVIHAVSGEQDMRNMGGLRKKLPVTFATMLIGTIAIAGIPPFAGFFSKDEILSHTYEHSKWMYGVGVFTAMLTSFYMFRLLFLTFFGKFRGTHEQEHHLHESPATMTIPLIVLAVLSIVGGFIGIPEVLGGHHALGHFLAPIFKAGAPKEVAELPVSMEMTLMGISVGVAVLALIYAYIKYISKGDLPVRDGEERSFLSTLSYKKFYVDELYDMLFRKPLDAASEFLYKVVDKMGIDGLVNGIGAAPVEGSKGLRLLQTGNVGFYIFMMVLGIIALLVYSFGFTGILHTK; via the coding sequence ATGGATAAATATATCTGGCTTATTCCTTTATTACCGCTGCTTGGCTTCGTATTCAACGGGCTTGGCCGCAATGTGTTGTCTAAAGGCGTTATCGGCTTTATTGGTACCTTTATGGTACTGGTTGCCTTTGGTATCAGCTTAAGTACCTTTATGCAGATACACGAGACCGGCAAGGCTATCAATGTAACCCTGTTCCAGTGGATCAGTGCCGGTACCATGAAGGTGCCTTTCGCCTTTTTGGTAGATCAGCTGAGTTCTATCATGCTGCTCATCATCACCGGTGTAGGTACATTGATCCATTTATATTCGATAGGTTATATGCATGATGATGCGGGCTTCGGTAAGTTCTTCGCTTACTTAAACCTGTTCATCTTCTTCATGCTGCTGCTGGTGATGGGATCTAACTACGTCATCATGTTTATTGGCTGGGAAGGTGTAGGTTTATGCTCGTACCTGCTCATCGGTTTCTGGTATACTAATCCCGATTATGCCGATGCCGCTAAAAAGGCATTCATCATGAACCGTATAGGTGATCTGGGCTTCCTGATCGCCATCTTCCTGATGGTGAATATTTTTGGCAGTGTAGAGTTTGCACAGATATTCCCACGCGTACATTTAATGCCGCATGGCTTCTGGACCATCACCCTGGTAACCATGCTGCTGTTTGTGGGCGCTACCGGTAAATCGGCACAGATACCATTGTTTACCTGGCTGCCCGACGCGATGGCCGGCCCGACACCTGTTTCGGCCCTGATCCACGCGGCTACCATGGTTACCGCCGGTATTTATATGATAGCCCGCTCTAACATCTTATTTGTTTGGGCGCCGGTTACGATGGATGTGATCGCTATCATCGGTTTAGCTACCGCTTTATTTGCCGCGCTGATAGCCCTGACACAAACTGATATTAAAAAGGTACTGGCTTATTCAACCGTGTCGCAGCTTGGTTATATGTTCCTGGGTTTGGGTGTGGGTGCTTTTACAGGCGGCTTCTTCCACGTAATCACGCATGCTTTCTTTAAAGCCCTTTTATTCCTGGGTGCGGGTTCTGTCATCCACGCGGTGAGCGGCGAGCAGGATATGCGCAATATGGGTGGCCTGCGCAAAAAGTTGCCGGTTACCTTCGCAACCATGCTCATTGGTACCATCGCCATTGCCGGCATCCCTCCGTTTGCTGGTTTCTTTTCTAAAGACGAGATATTATCACATACATACGAACATAGCAAATGGATGTACGGCGTTGGTGTTTTCACCGCCATGCTGACATCGTTCTACATGTTCCGCCTGTTGTTCCTTACCTTCTTTGGTAAGTTCCGTGGCACGCACGAACAGGAGCATCACCTGCACGAATCACCTGCTACCATGACCATACCACTAATTGTTTTGGCGGTGCTGTCTATCGTTGGCGGTTTCATCGGTATCCCTGAAGTATTGGGTGGACATCACGCTTTAGGCCATTTCCTTGCACCGATATTTAAAGCCGGCGCGCCTAAGGAAGTTGCCGAATTACCGGTATCTATGGAAATGACTTTGATGGGCATATCTGTAGGCGTAGCCGTATTAGCATTAATATACGCTTACATTAAATATATCAGCAAAGGCGATCTGCCTGTTCGCGATGGCGAGGAGCGCAGCTTCCTGTCAACCTTGTCATACAAAAAATTCTATGTAGATGAGTTATACGATATGCTGTTCCGCAAACCACTGGATGCCGCGTCGGAGTTCCTTTATAAGGTAGTTGACAAGATGGGTATTGATGGTTTGGTGAATGGTATAGGCGCCGCGCCGGTTGAAGGCAGTAAGGGTTTGCGCCTGCTGCAAACCGGTAATGTGGGCTTCTATATATTTATGATGGTGCTGGGCATTATTGCCTTACTGGTTTATAGTTTTGGATTTACAGGTATACTGCATACAAAATGA
- a CDS encoding complex I subunit 4 family protein: MTVSLLIFLPLLAALALVFIKNESAKYVALFFAVAELALSAYFITQYHPDASVQFAVDQAWIPQFGIYFSAGLDGINIIPVLLCTLMVPIIILTTFKHEYNTNSNIFYALILFMQSGMLVVFTALDAFLFYVGWEAALIPIYFISALWGGENRIKVTLKFFIYTFAGSLFMLAAIIYLYTQNPGKTFDIHELYGLLLTPKAQGWIFWAFFLAFAIKMPIFPFHTWQPDTYTESPSAGTMMLSGIMLKMGIFGVIRWLIPMAPQGFNEYYPYAITLSVVGIVYASIIAFRQKDGKRLVAYSSIAHVGLIAAAIFAWNVNGVQGAMIQMLNHAINVVGLFFVWDIISRKLNTRDLGQLGGIAKNSPWFAVSFLIITLGTVALPLTNGFIGEFLLLNGVYYYNIRLAVVAGTTIILGGVYMLRMYKSVMQGPTNDLTITFTDITGSERLVMVIICALIIVIGIYPQPILHLSEASVTNLIDLVNKKTGPIGAVSAIPAH, translated from the coding sequence ATGACGGTTTCTTTATTAATTTTTTTACCCCTGCTGGCTGCTCTTGCCCTTGTTTTTATTAAGAACGAGTCGGCAAAGTATGTGGCATTGTTTTTTGCTGTAGCCGAACTGGCCTTATCCGCATACTTCATTACCCAATATCACCCGGATGCTTCGGTACAGTTTGCTGTAGATCAGGCATGGATCCCGCAATTTGGTATCTACTTTAGTGCAGGGCTTGATGGTATCAACATTATACCGGTATTGCTGTGTACCCTGATGGTGCCGATAATTATCCTTACAACCTTTAAGCACGAGTATAATACCAACAGCAATATTTTTTACGCGCTGATTTTATTTATGCAAAGCGGCATGCTGGTGGTGTTCACCGCGCTTGATGCCTTTTTGTTTTATGTAGGATGGGAAGCCGCGTTGATCCCGATCTATTTTATATCGGCATTGTGGGGCGGCGAGAACCGGATAAAGGTTACGCTGAAATTCTTTATCTACACCTTCGCCGGTTCGCTGTTTATGCTGGCGGCTATTATTTACCTGTACACGCAAAACCCCGGCAAAACATTTGATATCCATGAACTGTATGGCCTGTTGTTGACGCCGAAAGCACAGGGCTGGATATTCTGGGCGTTCTTTTTAGCATTCGCTATCAAGATGCCGATATTCCCCTTCCATACCTGGCAGCCTGATACTTATACCGAATCGCCAAGCGCGGGTACCATGATGCTTTCGGGCATTATGCTGAAGATGGGTATTTTCGGTGTTATCCGCTGGCTGATCCCGATGGCACCGCAGGGCTTTAACGAATATTATCCTTACGCCATCACTTTATCGGTTGTTGGTATTGTATATGCCTCTATCATCGCGTTCCGCCAAAAAGACGGCAAGCGTTTGGTGGCTTATTCATCTATCGCCCACGTTGGTTTGATTGCTGCCGCCATCTTCGCCTGGAATGTGAACGGTGTGCAGGGTGCTATGATACAAATGCTAAACCATGCCATTAACGTAGTAGGTTTATTCTTTGTATGGGATATCATCAGTCGCAAACTGAATACCCGCGATCTGGGCCAGTTGGGCGGTATCGCTAAAAATTCGCCATGGTTCGCGGTATCATTCCTCATCATCACCCTGGGTACGGTGGCCTTGCCGCTGACAAACGGCTTCATCGGTGAGTTTTTACTGCTGAACGGCGTTTATTATTACAACATCAGGCTGGCTGTTGTGGCGGGTACTACCATTATATTAGGCGGTGTATATATGCTGCGCATGTACAAAAGCGTAATGCAGGGCCCAACCAACGACCTGACCATTACCTTTACCGATATTACCGGCAGCGAACGCCTGGTGATGGTAATCATCTGCGCGCTGATCATTGTGATCGGTATTTACCCGCAGCCGATCTTACACCTGTCGGAAGCTTCGGTTACCAACCTGATAGATTTAGTTAACAAGAAAACCGGGCCTATAGGCGCAGTGTCTGCTATCCCTGCTCACTAA
- a CDS encoding DedA family protein gives MESFWEHLHNLTDADSIISTGGFYLLLIVVYAETGLFFGFFLPGDYLLFLAGLLCATGILDVPVYVLIGSLIVAGILGNYTGYWFGYRTGPLLFSKNESLFFKKRYVTMAEAFYGKYGGMALVLGRFFPIIRTFAPIFAGVVKVDIKKFTIYNIIGSVAWVSILTLTGFFLGLKYPNLKYYLQYVILGLIVVTSIPLIIAFVKRKSFGNAGDDKTNKE, from the coding sequence ATGGAAAGTTTCTGGGAACACCTACACAATTTAACCGATGCCGATTCCATCATAAGTACGGGGGGATTTTACCTTTTGCTTATTGTTGTTTACGCAGAAACGGGCCTGTTCTTCGGGTTTTTTCTGCCCGGTGATTACCTGCTATTTTTAGCCGGACTGCTTTGTGCCACAGGTATTTTAGATGTACCGGTATATGTGCTCATCGGCTCGTTGATCGTAGCAGGCATTTTGGGCAATTATACCGGCTACTGGTTTGGCTACCGAACGGGGCCGCTGCTATTTTCAAAGAACGAATCCCTATTCTTTAAGAAACGTTATGTAACCATGGCCGAGGCCTTTTATGGGAAATATGGCGGCATGGCATTGGTTTTAGGCAGATTTTTCCCAATAATCAGAACTTTTGCACCTATCTTTGCAGGGGTTGTAAAGGTGGATATCAAAAAGTTCACTATCTACAATATTATTGGTAGCGTAGCCTGGGTGAGCATATTAACCTTAACCGGCTTTTTTTTAGGGCTTAAATACCCCAACCTGAAATACTACCTGCAATACGTGATACTGGGGCTGATCGTAGTAACCAGTATCCCGCTTATAATAGCATTTGTAAAGCGAAAGAGCTTCGGCAATGCAGGCGATGATAAAACAAATAAAGAGTAA
- a CDS encoding NADH-quinone oxidoreductase subunit J family protein, whose protein sequence is MSIFYFIAFLSILFAVLVITAKNPVHSVLYLVLTFFTITIHYILLNAQFLAVVNFIVYMGAIMVLFLFVLMLLNLNVDSEPAKSNIVKIAGVIGGCCLLATLFGALKLCAVSKPVVLDNPGLGLVKNLGKVLFNEFLLPFEISSILLLSAMVGAVLLAKREKQPDGKFF, encoded by the coding sequence ATGAGTATATTTTACTTCATCGCATTTTTATCCATACTGTTTGCAGTATTGGTTATTACTGCCAAAAACCCGGTGCACAGCGTACTGTACCTTGTACTTACCTTTTTTACCATTACCATTCACTATATTTTGCTTAACGCGCAGTTTTTAGCTGTGGTGAACTTCATCGTTTACATGGGGGCCATTATGGTACTGTTCCTGTTTGTGCTGATGTTGCTGAACCTGAACGTAGATTCGGAACCTGCTAAAAGCAATATTGTAAAAATTGCCGGTGTTATTGGCGGTTGCTGCCTGTTGGCTACACTGTTCGGCGCGCTGAAGCTATGCGCGGTTTCAAAACCGGTAGTGCTTGATAACCCGGGCTTAGGTTTGGTGAAAAATTTAGGTAAAGTGTTATTCAACGAGTTTTTATTGCCTTTTGAAATATCGTCTATCCTGCTGTTATCGGCAATGGTGGGCGCGGTTTTATTAGCTAAAAGAGAAAAGCAGCCCGATGGAAAGTTTTTTTAA
- a CDS encoding inorganic diphosphatase, with product MSTQHPWHQVSPGEDIPNIVNAVIEIPKGSKAKYEIDKDSGLLKLDRILFSSVMYPANYGFIPQTYCDDKDPLDILVLCSADVYPMSMIEAKVIGVMHMVDNGEQDDKIIAVAKNDMSVNYIDDLNELPPHAMKEIVRFFQDYKALEGKNVTIEHLLGKPYAYKVIKESLALYNETFKVEQ from the coding sequence ATGAGCACACAACACCCATGGCACCAGGTATCGCCGGGCGAGGATATCCCGAATATAGTGAACGCGGTAATAGAGATACCCAAAGGATCGAAAGCGAAATACGAGATCGATAAAGATTCAGGCTTGCTGAAACTTGACCGTATATTGTTCTCATCGGTGATGTACCCGGCAAATTATGGCTTTATCCCGCAAACTTATTGTGATGATAAAGACCCTTTGGATATATTAGTACTTTGCAGCGCCGACGTTTACCCCATGTCGATGATCGAAGCAAAGGTGATTGGCGTAATGCACATGGTGGATAACGGCGAACAGGACGACAAGATCATCGCGGTAGCGAAGAATGATATGTCGGTAAATTATATCGACGACCTGAACGAACTACCGCCGCATGCCATGAAAGAGATCGTACGCTTTTTCCAGGATTATAAAGCCCTTGAAGGGAAAAACGTAACCATAGAGCACCTTTTAGGTAAGCCTTACGCGTATAAAGTAATTAAGGAAAGTCTGGCATTATACAACGAGACTTTCAAAGTTGAACAATAA
- a CDS encoding 16S rRNA (uracil(1498)-N(3))-methyltransferase, giving the protein MHLFYTPDINPDAQNWFLTEEESKHCTRVLRLEKGDQINLIDGRGGFYTATISDAHPKRTILQINSVVTAYGKRNHYLHIAVAPTKNLDRLEWFLEKATEIGIDEISLIISQRSERKEAKVDRLNKIITSAIKQSLKAYHPVLNEAVSFSKFLSQPFEGQKFIAHCIDGEKAEIKDTLQLKGNYLVMIGPEGDFTEKEVADALQNGFKPITLGESRLRTETAALEACFEINFLNR; this is encoded by the coding sequence ATGCACCTGTTCTACACCCCCGATATTAATCCCGATGCCCAAAACTGGTTTTTAACCGAGGAGGAGAGCAAGCACTGTACCCGTGTGCTACGCCTGGAAAAGGGCGATCAAATTAACCTGATAGACGGTAGGGGAGGATTTTATACAGCGACCATTTCCGATGCGCATCCCAAAAGAACCATCCTGCAAATTAATTCGGTAGTAACAGCATATGGCAAGCGCAACCATTATCTGCACATCGCGGTAGCGCCAACTAAAAATCTGGACAGGTTGGAGTGGTTTTTAGAGAAGGCTACCGAGATCGGTATAGATGAGATCTCGCTGATCATCAGCCAGCGGTCTGAGCGTAAAGAGGCCAAGGTAGATCGTTTGAATAAGATCATTACTTCGGCTATCAAGCAATCACTTAAGGCTTATCACCCGGTATTGAACGAGGCGGTTAGCTTCAGTAAATTCCTGTCGCAGCCGTTTGAAGGGCAAAAATTTATTGCTCATTGCATTGATGGAGAGAAAGCTGAAATAAAGGATACGCTGCAATTGAAAGGTAACTATTTAGTGATGATTGGCCCGGAAGGCGATTTTACCGAAAAAGAAGTAGCTGACGCTTTACAAAACGGATTTAAACCCATAACTTTAGGTGAAAGCAGGCTGCGCACCGAAACCGCCGCGCTGGAAGCCTGCTTTGAGATAAACTTTTTAAACCGCTAA
- the nuoK gene encoding NADH-quinone oxidoreductase subunit NuoK, producing the protein MESFFNTVKYVPLNHYIILSSILFCIGVIGVLTRRNAIVIFMSVELMLNAVNLLLTVFSVYRNDAAGQVFVFFIMALAAAEVAIGLAIIVMIYRNTSSIDTNVLNKLKW; encoded by the coding sequence ATGGAAAGTTTTTTTAATACGGTAAAGTACGTGCCGCTTAATCACTACATTATATTAAGCAGCATTTTGTTTTGCATAGGCGTTATTGGGGTATTAACCCGCCGCAACGCTATTGTGATCTTCATGTCGGTTGAGCTGATGCTGAATGCCGTGAACCTGTTGCTGACCGTGTTTTCGGTTTACCGTAACGATGCAGCCGGGCAGGTATTCGTATTTTTTATTATGGCCCTGGCCGCTGCCGAAGTGGCGATAGGTTTGGCCATCATTGTGATGATCTATCGTAACACCAGTTCGATAGATACGAATGTGCTGAATAAATTGAAATGGTAG
- a CDS encoding NADH-quinone oxidoreductase subunit N, with protein MNTLILISVLPILLLYLGLYKAKNALLPITITGLLVALGLGIAQWNAVAEPIYSGMMQFDRFAIAFSGVTILSTVLILMLSKDYFERISDHVAEYYAIILFALAGIIVMVSYHNLTMLFIGIEIMSVSLYILAGIKKNDFASNEAALKYFLMGAFSTGFLLFGITLIYGSVGSFDLDVIRDWALTHTSKTPDAMFYTGIMLMIVGLCFKVGAAPFHFWTPDVYEGAPTLITAFMSTVVKTAGFAAFLRLFSVCFTSISEVWVPTLMAITILTLCVGNITALYQHSFKRMLAFSSISHAGYMLFAIVALGANSGNSVFVYAIAYSVASIIAFAVLILVQQQSGNDNFESFNGLGKSNPFLALVLTIAMLSLAGIPLTAGFMGKFLMFSGAMAKMQIWMILIAVVNAIISIFYYFRVIVAMYFRSAERTELAIPGYFNVVLALSAIITLIVGIYPGFISNLI; from the coding sequence ATGAATACGCTGATACTCATATCTGTTTTACCTATACTGCTGTTGTACCTGGGCTTGTACAAAGCCAAAAACGCGCTGTTGCCTATTACCATTACCGGCTTATTAGTTGCCCTGGGTTTAGGTATTGCGCAATGGAATGCCGTTGCCGAACCTATTTACAGCGGCATGATGCAGTTTGACAGGTTCGCTATCGCGTTTTCGGGTGTTACGATACTGTCGACCGTATTGATCCTGATGCTATCAAAGGATTATTTCGAGCGGATCAGCGACCATGTGGCCGAATACTATGCCATCATCCTGTTCGCCCTTGCAGGGATCATCGTAATGGTATCGTACCATAACCTTACGATGCTGTTTATTGGTATCGAGATCATGTCGGTAAGCTTATACATATTGGCAGGTATCAAAAAGAACGATTTCGCATCAAACGAAGCTGCTTTAAAATACTTCCTGATGGGCGCGTTCTCTACCGGTTTCCTGCTGTTTGGCATTACGCTCATCTACGGTTCGGTAGGTTCGTTCGACCTGGATGTTATCCGCGACTGGGCCTTAACCCATACCAGCAAAACACCCGATGCCATGTTTTATACCGGCATTATGCTGATGATCGTTGGCCTTTGCTTTAAAGTAGGCGCCGCACCATTCCACTTCTGGACACCGGACGTATACGAAGGCGCGCCAACGCTGATCACCGCGTTTATGTCGACTGTTGTTAAAACTGCGGGCTTCGCAGCATTTTTAAGGTTATTTTCGGTTTGCTTTACTTCGATATCCGAAGTTTGGGTGCCGACCCTAATGGCCATCACTATCCTTACTTTATGTGTAGGCAATATCACCGCCCTGTATCAACATAGCTTTAAAAGGATGCTGGCATTTTCGAGTATCTCGCATGCCGGTTATATGTTGTTTGCTATTGTGGCTTTGGGGGCAAACTCGGGTAACTCGGTGTTTGTGTATGCCATCGCTTATTCGGTAGCATCGATCATTGCCTTCGCGGTATTGATTTTGGTTCAGCAGCAATCGGGCAACGATAATTTTGAGAGTTTCAACGGTTTGGGTAAAAGCAATCCGTTCCTGGCGCTTGTGCTTACTATCGCAATGCTGTCGTTGGCAGGTATACCGCTTACCGCGGGCTTTATGGGTAAGTTCCTGATGTTCTCGGGCGCTATGGCCAAAATGCAGATCTGGATGATCCTGATAGCGGTGGTAAATGCCATCATCAGCATATTCTACTATTTCAGGGTCATCGTGGCCATGTATTTCCGCAGCGCCGAGCGTACCGAACTGGCTATCCCGGGCTATTTTAATGTAGTACTGGCTTTATCGGCCATTATTACCTTAATAGTTGGTATATACCCCGGCTTTATTTCCAATCTTATTTAA
- a CDS encoding NuoI/complex I 23 kDa subunit family protein, protein MEPLSNKRKVLEVKPLTLAERAYLPAILGGLKITIKHFFKKPVTIKYPEEKREFSENFRGMHSLKRDENGAERCTACGLCALSCPAEAITMTAAERQKGEENLYREEKYAAVYEINMLRCIFCGLCEEACPKEAIYLDGDIVPSDMLRKDFIYGKDKLVEAPLNQ, encoded by the coding sequence ATGGAACCACTAAGTAATAAACGTAAAGTTTTAGAAGTAAAGCCACTTACCCTGGCCGAGCGCGCTTATTTGCCGGCTATATTAGGCGGCTTAAAGATCACCATAAAGCACTTTTTTAAAAAGCCGGTAACCATTAAGTATCCCGAAGAAAAACGCGAGTTCTCTGAGAACTTCCGCGGGATGCACTCGCTTAAACGCGATGAGAATGGTGCCGAACGCTGTACCGCCTGCGGCCTTTGCGCCCTGTCGTGCCCGGCCGAAGCCATCACTATGACGGCTGCCGAGCGCCAGAAAGGTGAAGAGAACCTGTACCGCGAAGAAAAGTACGCTGCCGTATACGAAATTAATATGCTGCGCTGCATCTTCTGCGGATTGTGCGAAGAGGCTTGTCCTAAAGAAGCGATATACCTTGATGGCGACATTGTACCATCGGATATGTTGCGCAAGGACTTTATTTATGGTAAAGACAAATTAGTAGAGGCGCCCTTAAATCAATAG
- the nuoH gene encoding NADH-quinone oxidoreductase subunit NuoH — protein MGVSELIIKAILVVVIFAISLVVAMYSTYAERKIAAFLQDRVGPNRAGPWGLLQPLADGGKMFMKEEIIPTRASGFLFIVGPALAIMTACIGSAVIPWGQKIVAGNTVIDLQVTDINVGILYIFGVVSLGVYGIMIGGWASNNKYSLLGAIRAASQNISYEISMGLSIIALLMVTGTLSLKEIAEQQHGWHWNVIYQPFGFLLFLVCAFAETNRSPFDLPECETELVGGYHTEYSSMKLGFYLFAEYINMFISSAVMATLYWGGYNYPGMDWVTAHVGPVIGPLIGTAVLFAKIFLFIFFFMWVRWTIPRFRYDQLMDLGWKALIPLAITNIVITGAWITIYDKFFK, from the coding sequence ATGGGAGTATCAGAGTTAATAATTAAAGCAATATTGGTGGTGGTTATTTTCGCCATCAGCTTGGTGGTGGCTATGTACAGCACCTATGCCGAGCGTAAAATTGCCGCGTTTTTGCAGGATAGGGTAGGTCCTAACCGTGCTGGTCCGTGGGGATTATTGCAACCCCTGGCCGATGGTGGCAAGATGTTTATGAAAGAAGAAATTATCCCTACCCGTGCCAGCGGTTTCCTGTTTATTGTAGGCCCGGCACTGGCTATCATGACGGCCTGTATCGGTTCGGCGGTGATACCATGGGGACAAAAGATAGTTGCCGGTAACACGGTGATCGATTTGCAGGTAACCGATATCAACGTAGGTATCCTGTACATTTTCGGCGTGGTATCGCTGGGTGTATATGGTATCATGATCGGTGGCTGGGCATCAAACAACAAATACTCATTGCTGGGCGCTATCCGCGCGGCATCGCAAAATATCAGCTACGAGATCTCGATGGGCCTTTCTATCATCGCTTTACTGATGGTTACCGGCACCCTGAGCTTGAAAGAAATTGCCGAGCAACAACATGGCTGGCATTGGAACGTGATCTATCAGCCATTTGGCTTTTTGCTGTTCCTGGTGTGCGCTTTTGCCGAGACCAACCGTTCACCATTCGACCTGCCTGAGTGCGAGACTGAACTGGTAGGTGGTTACCACACCGAATATTCATCAATGAAACTGGGTTTTTACCTGTTCGCTGAGTATATCAACATGTTCATTTCATCGGCAGTAATGGCTACCCTGTACTGGGGCGGTTATAACTACCCGGGTATGGATTGGGTAACAGCGCACGTTGGCCCGGTTATCGGTCCGCTGATTGGTACGGCTGTATTGTTTGCAAAGATCTTCCTGTTCATCTTCTTCTTTATGTGGGTACGCTGGACCATCCCGCGTTTCCGTTATGACCAGTTGATGGACCTGGGCTGGAAGGCTTTGATACCTTTGGCTATCACCAACATTGTAATTACCGGTGCCTGGATCACCATTTACGATAAATTTTTTAAGTAA